The following proteins come from a genomic window of Achromobacter sp. AONIH1:
- a CDS encoding TRAP transporter large permease produces the protein MNELLVITLLVVSIFALLGCGVWVGLTLAGTAWIGMEIFSSRPAGDAMAVTIWGAASSWTLTALPLFLWMGEILFRTRLSEDLFKGLAPWLNRLPGRLLHTNVIGCAIFAAVSGSSAATCATVGKMTIPELTRRGYPESKILGTLSGAGTLGLLIPPSIIMIVYGVAADVSIAKLFIAGIVPGILLALLFMGYIAWWAIRNPGEVPAADPGLTFREKLSRSRHLIPVMLLIGAVLGSIYTGIATATEAAAVGVVGALILSALQGSLNRSTFMQSLLGATRLYCMIALILAGAQFLTLAMGYIGLPRALAEWIGGLGLSQFGLIMALMVFFIILGCFLDGISIVVLTMGVLLPTVQAAGIDLIWFGIFIVFVVEMAQITPPVGFNLFVLSGMSGRELPYIARASLPMFFLMILAVLLLYVLPGIATWLPQHMTL, from the coding sequence ATGAATGAACTTCTCGTCATCACCCTGCTGGTCGTCTCGATCTTCGCGCTGCTGGGCTGCGGCGTCTGGGTCGGCCTGACCCTGGCCGGCACCGCCTGGATCGGCATGGAGATCTTCTCCAGCCGTCCGGCCGGCGACGCCATGGCCGTCACAATCTGGGGCGCCGCGTCCAGCTGGACCCTCACCGCCCTGCCCCTGTTCCTGTGGATGGGCGAGATCCTGTTCCGCACCCGCCTGTCGGAAGACCTGTTCAAGGGCCTCGCGCCCTGGCTGAACCGGCTGCCCGGGCGGCTGCTGCACACCAACGTGATCGGCTGCGCGATCTTCGCGGCGGTCTCGGGCTCGTCGGCGGCCACCTGCGCCACCGTCGGCAAGATGACCATCCCCGAACTGACGCGCCGCGGCTATCCGGAATCCAAGATCCTGGGCACGCTGTCGGGCGCCGGCACGCTGGGCCTCCTGATCCCGCCGTCGATCATCATGATCGTCTACGGCGTGGCGGCGGATGTCTCCATCGCCAAGCTGTTCATCGCCGGCATCGTGCCGGGCATCCTGCTCGCGCTGTTGTTCATGGGCTACATCGCCTGGTGGGCGATCCGCAATCCGGGCGAAGTGCCGGCGGCCGATCCGGGCCTGACGTTCCGCGAGAAGCTGTCGCGTTCGCGCCACCTGATTCCGGTCATGCTGCTGATCGGCGCGGTGCTGGGCTCGATCTACACCGGCATCGCCACCGCCACCGAGGCGGCGGCCGTGGGCGTGGTGGGCGCGCTGATCCTGTCGGCGCTGCAAGGCTCGCTGAACCGCTCGACCTTCATGCAATCGCTGCTGGGCGCCACCCGGCTGTACTGCATGATCGCGCTGATCCTGGCGGGCGCGCAGTTCCTCACGCTGGCCATGGGCTACATCGGCCTGCCGCGCGCGCTGGCCGAATGGATCGGCGGACTGGGCCTGTCGCAATTCGGTCTGATCATGGCGCTGATGGTGTTCTTCATCATCCTGGGCTGCTTCCTGGACGGCATCTCCATCGTGGTGCTGACCATGGGCGTGCTGCTGCCCACGGTGCAGGCGGCCGGCATCGACCTGATCTGGTTCGGCATCTTCATCGTTTTCGTGGTGGAAATGGCACAGATCACGCCGCCGGTGGGTTTCAACCTGTTCGTGCTGTCCGGCATGAGCGGGCGCGAGCTGCCCTACATCGCCCGCGCCTCGCTGCCGATGTTCTTCCTGATGATCCTGGCGGTGCTGCTGCTGTACGTGCTGCCCGGCATAGCGACGTGGTTGCCCCAGCACATGACACTTTGA
- a CDS encoding putative hydro-lyase, whose protein sequence is MNAITVARDSVALARQARLDARSGRFTGPTANLAPGHVQANLAILPRALAADFLHFCQRNPKPCPLLAMSEPGDPSLPELGQDIDIRSDIPRYRVWKHGELVAEPTDVHDWWRDDLVSFLIGCSFSFEEAMLDNGLPVRHIQQGCNVPMYRTNVPTQRAGVFGGPLVVSMRPLKAADAIRAIQVTSRFPSVHGAPVHLGDPSLIGIADIAKPDYGDAVEILPGEIPVFWACGVTPQSVVAAVKPEFCITHAPGHMLVTDLVNSQMAIL, encoded by the coding sequence ATGAATGCAATCACCGTGGCGCGCGACAGCGTCGCGCTGGCCCGCCAGGCGCGGCTCGACGCCCGCAGCGGCCGGTTCACCGGCCCCACCGCCAACCTGGCGCCCGGCCATGTGCAGGCCAACCTGGCGATCCTGCCGCGCGCGCTGGCGGCCGACTTCCTGCATTTCTGCCAGCGCAATCCCAAGCCTTGTCCCTTGCTGGCCATGTCCGAGCCGGGCGATCCCTCGCTGCCGGAACTCGGGCAGGACATCGACATCCGCAGCGACATCCCGCGCTATCGCGTCTGGAAGCATGGCGAGTTGGTGGCCGAGCCCACCGACGTGCACGACTGGTGGCGCGACGACCTGGTGTCCTTCCTGATCGGCTGCTCGTTCTCGTTCGAGGAAGCCATGCTGGACAACGGCCTGCCCGTGCGTCACATCCAGCAGGGCTGCAACGTGCCCATGTACCGGACCAACGTGCCGACGCAGCGCGCCGGCGTGTTCGGCGGTCCCCTGGTCGTGTCCATGCGCCCCCTGAAGGCGGCGGACGCGATACGCGCCATCCAGGTCACTTCGCGTTTTCCCTCGGTGCATGGCGCGCCGGTGCATCTGGGTGATCCGTCCCTGATCGGTATCGCAGATATAGCCAAGCCCGACTACGGCGACGCGGTCGAGATCCTGCCGGGCGAGATTCCCGTGTTCTGGGCCTGCGGCGTCACGCCGCAGTCGGTGGTGGCTGCGGTCAAGCCGGAATTCTGCATCACCCACGCGCCGGGCCACATGCTGGTCACGGATCTGGTCAACAGCCAGATGGCGATACTTTGA
- a CDS encoding DUF2848 domain-containing protein gives MKAVFQIEGSNPRQVEVDFNTLIVAGWAGRDMAAIEHHIEELAAIGVPRPTSVPLYYRIADNQLTQADTVQAVGGDSSGEVETFVFAVDGEMYVSIASDHTDRKLETYSVALSKQVCVKPVARAAWPLADVAGHWDELVIRSYIVENGERVLYQEGPLASLRTPQDLIAGYTGGAAVLPEGAGMTCGTVGAIGGIRPSADFSMELYDPRRQRSLRHRYHVEELPVVA, from the coding sequence ATGAAAGCCGTATTCCAGATCGAAGGTTCGAATCCCCGCCAGGTGGAAGTCGACTTCAACACCCTGATCGTCGCCGGCTGGGCCGGGCGCGACATGGCCGCCATCGAGCATCACATCGAGGAACTGGCGGCCATCGGCGTGCCGCGTCCCACCAGCGTGCCGCTGTACTACCGCATCGCCGACAACCAGCTGACCCAGGCCGACACGGTGCAGGCCGTGGGCGGCGACTCGTCCGGCGAGGTCGAGACCTTCGTGTTCGCCGTGGATGGCGAGATGTACGTCAGCATCGCCTCGGACCACACCGACCGCAAGCTGGAAACCTATAGCGTGGCGCTGTCCAAGCAGGTCTGCGTCAAGCCGGTGGCGCGCGCCGCGTGGCCGCTGGCCGACGTGGCCGGCCACTGGGACGAGCTGGTGATCCGCTCGTACATCGTCGAGAACGGCGAGCGCGTGCTGTATCAGGAAGGCCCGCTGGCCAGCCTGCGCACGCCCCAGGATTTGATCGCCGGCTACACCGGCGGCGCGGCGGTGCTGCCGGAAGGCGCCGGCATGACCTGCGGCACCGTGGGCGCCATCGGCGGCATTCGCCCTTCGGCCGACTTCAGCATGGAACTGTATGACCCGCGCCGTCAGCGCAGCCTGCGGCACCGGTATCATGTCGAGGAACTGCCGGTGGTGGCCTGA
- a CDS encoding ABC transporter ATP-binding protein produces MLKIENLSVSYGGVQAVREISLEVRPGEIAALLGANGAGKSSTLLATVGSVKPKAGRVIFEGRDITGTPPDRLVTQGIAMIPEGARVFARQPVEQNLRLGAYTVRDERVYRERLEQVYGLFPRLKERREQLAGTMSGGERQMLAIGRALMSGPRLLLIDEPSLGLSPLLVEQVFDALAALNRDHGLSVLLVEQNMTQALEVAARAYVMQSGRVALSGSAAELAASDEVRKAYLGM; encoded by the coding sequence ATGCTGAAGATCGAGAACCTGAGCGTGTCCTATGGCGGCGTGCAGGCGGTGCGGGAGATTTCCCTGGAAGTGCGTCCCGGCGAGATCGCCGCGCTGCTCGGCGCCAACGGCGCCGGCAAGTCCAGCACGCTGCTGGCCACCGTGGGCTCGGTCAAGCCCAAGGCCGGCCGCGTCATCTTCGAGGGACGGGACATCACGGGCACGCCGCCCGACCGGCTGGTGACGCAGGGGATCGCCATGATCCCCGAGGGCGCGCGCGTGTTCGCGCGCCAGCCGGTGGAGCAGAACCTGCGGCTGGGCGCCTACACGGTGCGCGACGAGCGGGTCTATCGCGAGCGGCTGGAGCAGGTCTATGGCCTGTTTCCGCGTCTGAAGGAACGGCGCGAGCAGCTGGCGGGCACCATGTCGGGCGGCGAGCGCCAGATGCTGGCCATCGGCCGCGCGCTGATGAGCGGCCCCAGGCTGTTGCTGATCGACGAGCCCAGCCTGGGCCTGTCGCCGCTGCTGGTCGAGCAGGTGTTCGACGCGCTGGCCGCGCTCAATCGCGACCATGGTCTGTCGGTGCTGCTGGTCGAGCAGAATATGACGCAGGCGCTGGAGGTGGCGGCGCGCGCCTATGTGATGCAGAGCGGGCGGGTGGCGCTGTCCGGTTCGGCGGCGGAGCTGGCGGCGTCGGACGAGGTGCGCAAGGCGTATCTGGGGATGTGA
- a CDS encoding amidase: MPLTLNELTTALEEGSTTSVQLTEQALARATDPAGEGARAYTRLYAESALAQARASDTLRAAGVVRSAVEGLPVSIKDLFDVKGETTMAGSVAREGEPAAEHNAVVVDRLIAAGAVIVGRTNMTEFAYSGLGINPHYGTPLNPWDRATGRIPGGSSSGAAVSVADGMAAAAIGSDTGGSVRIPAALCGLTGFKPSAWRVSMAGVLPLSANLDSIGPIAASVRCCAELDAILSGDNEPAPAPLPLRGLRLAVPVTLALDAMDKHVADTFARTLARLAEAGALIDEIEVPEFAELGAINSKGGFTAAEAWAWHRDLIARAGKRYDPRVVSRILRGKDMSAADYLDLLDAREAWVAGVDQRIAGYDALILPTTPIVAPAVADLASSDEAYYAANGLILRNPTLINFLDGCALSLPCQAPGTAPVGLMIAGGNGADRRILGIGLSVEDLLAVR; the protein is encoded by the coding sequence ATGCCATTGACCTTGAATGAACTGACGACGGCTCTCGAAGAGGGCAGCACCACCTCCGTCCAGCTGACCGAACAGGCGCTGGCGCGCGCCACGGATCCGGCGGGCGAGGGCGCCCGCGCCTACACCCGGCTGTACGCCGAATCGGCGCTGGCCCAGGCGCGCGCCTCGGACACGCTGCGCGCGGCCGGGGTGGTCCGCTCGGCGGTGGAGGGCCTGCCCGTCAGCATCAAGGACCTGTTCGACGTCAAGGGAGAAACCACCATGGCCGGCTCGGTGGCGCGCGAAGGCGAGCCTGCCGCTGAGCACAACGCCGTGGTGGTGGACCGGCTGATCGCCGCCGGCGCGGTCATCGTCGGCCGCACCAACATGACCGAGTTCGCGTACTCGGGCCTGGGCATCAATCCGCACTACGGTACGCCGCTCAATCCCTGGGACCGCGCCACCGGCCGCATTCCGGGCGGTTCCTCATCGGGCGCGGCGGTATCGGTGGCCGACGGCATGGCCGCCGCCGCCATTGGCTCGGACACCGGCGGCTCGGTGCGGATCCCGGCGGCGCTGTGCGGGCTGACGGGTTTCAAGCCCAGCGCCTGGCGCGTGTCCATGGCCGGCGTGCTGCCGCTGTCGGCCAACCTGGATTCCATCGGCCCCATCGCCGCCAGCGTGCGCTGCTGCGCCGAGCTGGACGCCATCCTGTCGGGTGACAACGAGCCGGCGCCCGCGCCGCTGCCGCTGCGCGGCCTGCGGCTGGCGGTGCCGGTCACGCTGGCGCTGGACGCCATGGACAAGCACGTGGCCGACACCTTCGCGCGCACATTGGCCCGGCTGGCCGAGGCCGGCGCGCTGATCGACGAGATCGAGGTGCCGGAATTCGCGGAACTGGGCGCCATCAATTCGAAGGGCGGCTTCACCGCGGCCGAGGCCTGGGCCTGGCACCGCGACCTGATCGCCCGCGCCGGCAAGCGCTATGACCCGCGCGTGGTGTCCCGCATCCTGCGCGGCAAGGACATGAGCGCCGCCGACTACCTGGACCTGCTCGACGCCCGCGAAGCCTGGGTGGCGGGCGTGGACCAGCGCATCGCCGGCTATGACGCGCTGATCCTGCCGACCACGCCCATCGTTGCGCCCGCGGTGGCCGACCTGGCTTCATCGGACGAAGCCTATTACGCGGCCAACGGCCTGATCCTGCGCAATCCCACGCTGATCAACTTCCTGGATGGCTGCGCCCTGTCGCTGCCGTGCCAGGCGCCCGGCACGGCGCCGGTGGGCCTGATGATCGCCGGCGGCAACGGCGCCGACCGCCGCATCCTGGGCATCGGCCTGTCGGTCGAGGATCTGCTGGCCGTTCGCTGA
- a CDS encoding porin, which translates to MKRITLTLAAAGLGLAAGTAAAETSVTLYGIADVSMRYVNTSDGQTGADGSRLSMSNGAISNSRWGLRGSEDLGDGNRAFFRLEQGFDVQNGKSSSSGKTFNRLAYVGLDGGKIGALTLGLQNTVIQDLMADHFDPLTVGNYAENSWLPAAMGRVRADNAFRYANTLGDLAVIGQWSNGDKWSDRAAGQQMGISLRYTIGQLGLGGAFQKTFGANDSDKRQQVWNLSASYQFEVVKVFAGYFNGKDQTNWVNGIMGRAVDNNSTLDRKDNGYFLGASWQATPRWTITGAAYYDQAKNVVVDGDKGKRYALIAVAEYALSKRTQVYGTVDYNKVRDASTGDISGRTSQVGGGLGIRHIF; encoded by the coding sequence GTGAAACGCATTACCCTCACTCTCGCCGCCGCAGGCCTGGGCCTGGCCGCCGGCACCGCGGCCGCCGAGACCAGCGTGACCCTGTACGGCATCGCCGACGTCAGCATGCGCTACGTCAATACCAGCGACGGCCAAACCGGCGCTGACGGCAGCCGCCTCTCAATGTCCAACGGCGCCATTTCCAACAGCCGTTGGGGCCTGCGCGGCTCCGAAGACCTGGGCGACGGCAACCGCGCCTTCTTCCGCCTGGAGCAAGGCTTCGACGTGCAAAACGGCAAGTCCTCCAGCTCCGGCAAGACCTTCAACCGTCTGGCCTACGTCGGCCTGGACGGCGGCAAGATCGGCGCGCTCACGCTGGGCCTACAGAACACTGTCATCCAGGACCTGATGGCCGACCACTTCGATCCGCTGACTGTCGGTAACTACGCCGAAAACTCGTGGCTGCCTGCGGCGATGGGTCGCGTCCGTGCGGACAATGCCTTCCGCTATGCGAATACGCTGGGAGACCTGGCTGTGATTGGCCAGTGGTCCAATGGTGACAAGTGGTCGGACCGCGCCGCCGGCCAGCAAATGGGTATCAGCCTGCGTTACACGATCGGCCAGCTCGGCCTGGGTGGTGCTTTCCAGAAGACCTTCGGGGCCAACGACTCGGACAAGCGTCAGCAGGTGTGGAACCTCAGCGCCTCGTATCAGTTCGAAGTCGTCAAGGTCTTCGCCGGCTATTTCAACGGCAAGGATCAGACCAACTGGGTCAACGGCATCATGGGCCGCGCGGTGGACAACAACAGCACCCTGGATCGCAAGGACAACGGCTACTTCCTGGGCGCCAGCTGGCAGGCCACCCCGCGCTGGACCATCACCGGCGCCGCCTACTATGACCAGGCCAAGAACGTCGTGGTCGACGGCGACAAGGGCAAGCGCTACGCTCTGATCGCCGTTGCCGAGTACGCGCTGTCCAAGCGCACCCAGGTGTACGGCACCGTGGACTACAACAAGGTCCGCGACGCCTCCACCGGCGATATCTCCGGCCGCACCAGCCAAGTCGGCGGCGGCCTGGGCATTCGCCATATCTTCTGA
- a CDS encoding ABC transporter substrate-binding protein yields the protein MKMKLIAGVVASLALLSAVPASAQQKTVRIGAIYPLSGALASTGAEIKAAVELAVEIVNNPHPELEGIPLAAGSGLPALGGAKIEVVFGDSQGKPEVGLADAQRLIDQEKVVALTGAYQSAVTKTASRIAEQRGIPYLNGESSSPDLTERGYKWFFRTSPNDDTFIENMMQFLDGVKAVPTTKIAVVYENTDFGVNTYKAVEKFAKQYKREVVANIAYSAGSASVTAEVQKLSAAKPDVAIFASYTSDAMLFVRTMRESKYAPPVLLANDAGFIDSRFVQEVGPQVQGVLSRDVWGNDVAAAKAGLKKINDMYKAKTGKDLNGNNARSMQGVLVLADAINRAGSTDPEAIRKALAATDLGESQVAMPWDGVKFDAKGQNTKGAGLILELKGAGYQTVWPEKYRSDKSLPTLPFSWK from the coding sequence ATGAAGATGAAGCTCATTGCGGGTGTGGTCGCAAGTCTGGCCCTGTTGTCCGCCGTGCCGGCCTCGGCGCAGCAGAAGACCGTGCGCATCGGCGCGATCTATCCGCTGTCCGGCGCGCTGGCGTCCACCGGCGCCGAGATCAAGGCCGCGGTCGAGCTGGCCGTGGAGATCGTCAATAATCCGCATCCCGAACTGGAAGGCATTCCGCTGGCTGCCGGCAGCGGCCTGCCGGCATTGGGCGGGGCCAAGATCGAAGTGGTGTTCGGCGACTCCCAGGGCAAGCCGGAAGTCGGGCTGGCCGACGCCCAGCGCCTGATCGATCAGGAAAAGGTGGTGGCCCTGACCGGCGCCTACCAATCCGCCGTGACCAAGACCGCCAGCCGCATCGCCGAGCAGCGCGGCATTCCCTACCTGAACGGCGAGTCCAGCAGCCCGGATCTGACCGAGCGCGGCTACAAGTGGTTCTTCCGCACCTCGCCCAACGATGACACCTTCATCGAGAACATGATGCAGTTCCTGGACGGCGTGAAGGCCGTCCCGACCACCAAGATCGCGGTGGTGTACGAGAACACGGACTTCGGCGTGAACACCTACAAGGCCGTCGAGAAGTTCGCCAAGCAATACAAGCGCGAGGTCGTGGCCAATATCGCCTACAGCGCCGGTTCGGCCTCGGTCACGGCCGAGGTGCAGAAACTGTCGGCGGCCAAGCCCGACGTGGCGATCTTCGCCAGCTACACGTCCGACGCCATGCTGTTCGTGCGCACCATGCGCGAGAGCAAGTACGCGCCGCCGGTGCTGCTGGCCAACGACGCCGGCTTCATCGATTCGCGCTTCGTGCAGGAAGTCGGACCGCAGGTGCAGGGCGTGCTGTCGCGCGATGTCTGGGGCAACGACGTGGCCGCGGCCAAGGCGGGGCTCAAGAAGATCAACGACATGTACAAGGCCAAGACGGGCAAGGACCTGAACGGCAACAATGCGCGTTCCATGCAGGGCGTGCTGGTGCTGGCCGACGCCATCAACCGGGCCGGTTCCACCGATCCCGAGGCGATCCGCAAGGCGCTGGCCGCGACCGACTTGGGCGAATCGCAGGTGGCCATGCCCTGGGATGGCGTGAAGTTCGACGCCAAGGGGCAGAACACCAAGGGCGCCGGCCTGATCCTGGAACTGAAGGGCGCCGGCTACCAGACCGTGTGGCCGGAGAAGTACCGCTCGGACAAGAGCCTGCCCACGCTGCCGTTCAGCTGGAAATAA
- a CDS encoding ABC transporter ATP-binding protein, giving the protein MALLDVENLTKRFGGLVANKDISLSVQAGEIVAIIGPNGAGKSTLFNGLVGHHQPTSGSVVFDGQSMVGKRPEQVAAMGLVRTYQIPRSFGQMTVLENAMVGALLRHPRLPDARRESMKVLELVGLADRAGVRAAELNVAGQKRVELARALATEPRMLLLDEVAGGLNPAEAIALAEILRGIHAAGGTLIIVEHVLEVVMRLAQRVLVLNFGQMIAEGAPQDIVRDPAVIEAYLGRKHRA; this is encoded by the coding sequence ATGGCTCTGCTGGACGTTGAGAATCTGACCAAGCGCTTCGGCGGCCTGGTGGCCAACAAGGACATCTCGCTGTCGGTGCAGGCCGGCGAGATCGTCGCCATCATCGGGCCGAACGGCGCGGGCAAGAGCACCCTGTTCAATGGCCTGGTCGGCCACCACCAGCCCACCTCGGGCTCGGTGGTGTTCGACGGCCAGTCCATGGTCGGCAAGCGCCCCGAGCAGGTGGCGGCGATGGGGCTGGTGCGGACCTATCAGATCCCGCGCAGCTTCGGCCAGATGACGGTGCTGGAGAACGCCATGGTGGGCGCCTTGCTGCGTCATCCCCGGCTGCCGGACGCGCGCCGCGAATCCATGAAGGTGCTGGAGCTGGTGGGGCTGGCGGACCGCGCCGGCGTCAGGGCCGCCGAACTGAACGTGGCTGGCCAGAAGCGCGTGGAGCTGGCGCGGGCGCTGGCCACCGAACCGCGCATGCTGTTGCTGGACGAGGTCGCCGGCGGCCTTAATCCGGCCGAGGCCATCGCGCTGGCCGAGATCCTGCGCGGCATCCACGCGGCGGGGGGCACGCTGATCATCGTCGAACACGTGCTGGAAGTGGTGATGCGGCTGGCGCAGCGCGTGCTGGTGCTGAATTTCGGACAGATGATCGCCGAGGGCGCGCCGCAGGACATCGTGCGCGACCCGGCCGTCATCGAAGCCTACCTGGGGAGGAAGCACCGTGCATGA
- a CDS encoding branched-chain amino acid ABC transporter permease, with product MFEALSAGLFNGLIYAAVAVGLALIWGITDVINFAHGEFLMLGMYAAYWLFTLGHIDPTMSAPLVAIALAFVGFMTYALIIRRLQKGPAMAIILATFGLGLVLRQLAFIAFSPDYRSLPDTLVSGSVSLAGVSLGRPQVVTGLVALLLVAVLFVLVYRTRWGHALQAVAEDRQVAALVGISPDRVNAQVWMLGSAAVGVAGALLTTFFYVFPSVGTVFGLLAFVAVCMGGFGSLPGAFIAGILIGIIEAMTGYFVAPALKTVSVFILFILVLWYRPKGLFGRW from the coding sequence ATGTTCGAAGCTCTCTCGGCAGGCCTGTTCAACGGCCTGATCTATGCCGCGGTGGCGGTGGGGCTGGCGCTGATCTGGGGCATCACCGACGTCATCAACTTCGCCCACGGCGAGTTCCTGATGCTCGGCATGTATGCCGCCTATTGGCTGTTCACCCTCGGTCATATCGATCCCACGATGTCCGCGCCGCTGGTCGCCATCGCGCTGGCCTTCGTCGGCTTCATGACCTACGCGCTCATCATCCGGCGGCTGCAGAAGGGGCCGGCCATGGCCATCATCCTGGCCACCTTCGGCCTGGGCCTGGTGCTGCGCCAGCTGGCCTTCATCGCCTTCAGCCCTGACTATCGCAGCCTGCCCGACACGCTGGTGTCCGGCAGCGTGTCGCTGGCCGGCGTCTCGCTGGGCCGTCCGCAGGTCGTCACCGGTCTGGTGGCGCTGCTGCTGGTGGCGGTGCTGTTCGTCCTGGTCTATCGCACGCGCTGGGGCCACGCCCTGCAGGCGGTGGCGGAAGACCGCCAGGTGGCGGCGCTGGTGGGCATATCGCCCGACCGCGTCAATGCCCAGGTCTGGATGCTGGGCAGCGCCGCGGTCGGCGTGGCGGGCGCGCTGCTGACCACGTTCTTCTACGTGTTTCCCTCGGTGGGCACGGTGTTCGGCCTGCTGGCCTTCGTGGCCGTGTGCATGGGCGGGTTCGGCTCCCTGCCGGGCGCGTTCATCGCCGGCATCCTGATCGGGATCATCGAGGCCATGACGGGCTACTTCGTCGCGCCGGCGCTGAAGACGGTGAGCGTGTTCATCCTGTTCATTCTGGTTCTCTGGTATCGGCCCAAGGGCCTGTTCGGACGGTGGTGA
- a CDS encoding branched-chain amino acid ABC transporter permease has translation MNKPADISTSPKWPLAVAALLALGLALVPAVVTDSFTLQVLLLAIMFGALGACWNLVGGFLGRISFGHAVFVGVGGYTTLLLLHHLKLTPLLGILLGGLISAGLAWLVGGPTLRLSGHYFAMATIALLQIGLLLMINWDWAGGAVGLEAPIGDAAWMLLFRSKVPYYWIAVGLAFLTFCATYFLVHSKTGFYWRAINGDEAAARSLGVAADRYKMLAFVLSAGMTGVWGGFFAMYVGFIDPESMFSLTMSVQVVLVTILGGVGTLLGPWLGAAVLLPLSEGTRVLWGSSGLGLDLLIFGLAILLVTMFLPGGLITLRKRHGSAGR, from the coding sequence ATGAACAAACCTGCTGATATTTCCACCTCGCCGAAATGGCCCTTGGCGGTGGCCGCGCTGCTGGCGCTTGGCCTGGCCCTGGTGCCCGCCGTGGTCACCGATTCCTTCACGCTGCAGGTGCTGCTGCTGGCGATCATGTTCGGCGCGCTGGGCGCGTGCTGGAACCTGGTCGGCGGCTTCCTGGGGCGGATCTCCTTCGGCCATGCCGTGTTCGTGGGCGTGGGCGGCTATACCACCTTGCTGCTGCTGCATCACCTGAAGCTCACGCCGCTGCTGGGCATCCTGCTGGGCGGGCTGATCAGCGCGGGCCTGGCCTGGCTGGTGGGCGGGCCGACGCTGCGCCTGTCGGGCCATTACTTCGCCATGGCCACCATCGCGCTGCTCCAGATCGGCCTGCTGCTGATGATCAACTGGGACTGGGCGGGCGGCGCCGTGGGGCTGGAGGCCCCGATCGGCGACGCGGCCTGGATGCTGCTGTTCCGCAGCAAGGTGCCGTACTACTGGATCGCCGTGGGCCTGGCGTTCCTGACGTTCTGCGCCACGTACTTCCTGGTGCATTCGAAGACCGGCTTCTACTGGCGCGCCATCAACGGCGACGAGGCCGCCGCGCGCAGCCTGGGCGTGGCCGCCGACCGCTATAAGATGCTGGCCTTCGTGCTGTCGGCCGGCATGACGGGCGTCTGGGGCGGATTCTTCGCCATGTACGTGGGCTTCATCGATCCGGAGTCCATGTTCAGCCTGACCATGTCGGTGCAGGTGGTGCTGGTGACGATCCTGGGCGGCGTGGGCACGCTGCTGGGTCCGTGGCTGGGGGCGGCCGTGCTGCTGCCCCTGTCGGAAGGCACGCGGGTGCTGTGGGGCAGCTCGGGCTTGGGCCTGGACCTGCTGATTTTCGGGCTGGCCATTCTGCTGGTCACCATGTTCCTGCCCGGTGGCCTGATTACCTTGAGGAAGCGCCATGGCTCTGCTGGACGTTGA
- a CDS encoding LysR family transcriptional regulator, with the protein MIDLRNIETFFWVATLGGFRAAAEKLSATQPAISQRIASLESDLGVRLFDRDVRGIKLTAKGRELLSHAERMLQMRRDMQEAARAKSVMSGMLRLGVSETIVHTWLPRLMEHLHDAYPGLMVEIQVDTTTVLKAQLASRQIDLAFLLGPMEEPRVENLYLCNYPLSWVASPKLKVGRQPISLRRLAEWPVITYPSTTDPHRAARQMLLQAGVESPRMYGSSALSVIVRMALDGIGTALIAPVILRRELAQGELRILDVKDGEVPPLHYTACWMQGPDSQVPRTVAEAAQQIAREEAQRHPA; encoded by the coding sequence ATGATCGACCTGCGCAACATCGAGACGTTTTTCTGGGTGGCCACGCTGGGCGGCTTTCGCGCCGCCGCGGAAAAGCTCAGCGCCACCCAGCCCGCGATTTCCCAACGCATCGCCTCGCTCGAATCGGACCTGGGCGTGCGCCTGTTCGACCGCGACGTGCGTGGCATCAAGCTCACCGCCAAGGGGCGTGAACTGCTGTCCCACGCCGAGCGCATGCTGCAGATGCGGCGCGACATGCAGGAGGCCGCGCGCGCCAAGAGCGTGATGAGCGGCATGCTCAGGCTGGGCGTGTCCGAAACCATCGTCCATACCTGGCTGCCCAGGCTCATGGAGCACCTGCACGACGCCTATCCCGGGCTGATGGTGGAGATCCAGGTCGACACGACCACGGTGCTCAAGGCGCAGCTGGCCTCGCGCCAGATCGACCTGGCCTTCCTGCTCGGACCGATGGAAGAGCCGAGGGTCGAGAATCTGTACCTGTGCAATTACCCGCTCAGCTGGGTGGCCAGCCCCAAGCTCAAGGTCGGCCGCCAGCCGATCTCGCTCAGGCGGCTGGCCGAATGGCCCGTCATCACCTATCCCTCCACCACCGATCCGCACCGCGCGGCGCGGCAGATGCTGTTGCAGGCCGGTGTGGAGTCGCCGCGCATGTACGGCAGCTCGGCGCTCAGCGTGATCGTGCGCATGGCGCTGGACGGCATCGGCACGGCGCTGATCGCGCCGGTGATCCTGCGCCGCGAGCTGGCGCAGGGCGAGTTGCGGATCCTGGACGTGAAGGACGGCGAGGTGCCGCCGCTGCACTACACCGCCTGCTGGATGCAGGGGCCGGACAGCCAGGTGCCGCGCACGGTGGCCGAGGCGGCGCAGCAGATTGCGCGCGAGGAAGCGCAGCGCCATCCGGCATAA